A stretch of Corallococcus macrosporus DNA encodes these proteins:
- a CDS encoding cobalamin-dependent protein, whose protein sequence is MIQSTPAIDTLRARYLAAQLSGNRQEALRLLVDDGLLCGIPLQELHLEVIQAAQYEIGRLWQENTISVAQEHLATAISQYVLAHLYRHLPRDPSNGKIVMMACVEGELHEVGARMASDFLEMAGFDVRFLGANVPADHLARMVRETPPNLLALSVTMPFHMPQVREAVRKVREVSPSLPIAVGGLAFDWGPVLEEELAVTFFGKSVRELVSTTCRTLGV, encoded by the coding sequence GTGATCCAATCGACCCCTGCCATCGACACGCTGCGGGCGCGGTACCTGGCCGCGCAGCTCTCCGGAAATCGTCAGGAGGCCCTGCGCCTGCTCGTGGATGACGGCCTGCTGTGCGGCATCCCCCTCCAGGAGCTGCACCTGGAGGTCATCCAGGCCGCGCAGTACGAAATCGGCCGGCTCTGGCAGGAGAACACCATCTCCGTGGCCCAGGAACACCTGGCCACCGCCATCTCCCAGTACGTCCTGGCCCACCTGTACCGCCACCTGCCCCGCGACCCGTCCAACGGCAAGATCGTGATGATGGCGTGCGTGGAGGGCGAGCTGCACGAGGTGGGCGCGCGCATGGCCAGCGACTTCCTGGAGATGGCCGGCTTCGACGTGCGCTTCCTCGGCGCCAACGTGCCCGCGGATCACCTGGCCCGCATGGTGCGCGAGACCCCGCCCAACCTCCTGGCCCTCTCCGTCACCATGCCCTTCCACATGCCGCAGGTCCGCGAGGCCGTGCGCAAGGTGCGCGAGGTGTCCCCGTCCCTGCCCATCGCCGTGGGCGGGCTCGCCTTCGACTGGGGTCCCGTTCTCGAAGAGGAGCTGGCCGTGACCTTCTTCGGCAAGAGCGTCCGCGAGCTGGTCTCCACCACCTGCCGCACGCTCGGGGTCTGA